From Anopheles arabiensis isolate DONGOLA chromosome 3, AaraD3, whole genome shotgun sequence, a single genomic window includes:
- the LOC120900012 gene encoding uncharacterized protein LOC120900012 isoform X1: MELPVTIRERSVDSRTVIEVKGKYIVLSEIKSRIETLLANSTVEEVRIFAGIILTIDVDLSRDVWHGRNLVVLANEIKVCTTVRWNVSGKDNDHIYTSNAGTDGNGVGKQGADGYPGESGGNVLLQANTIQHPERLTIISNGANGSNGQDGGNGKAGVDGKGISRADFEDKFPPTAKFLEGPRASRVETTVKNIKNLTRNIKTQWLVTTMPLFPVNTTHRENVLYHTDFRIDYFNSLYIEVETHDGCEITFSFQQGTTFYNCQSFLMYKGTSGQRGQAGGGYGLGGQGGFAGEVTIKRLYDGRTFDIKTYCNRGNDGDNGNGGLYGAHGKNGWDMGYVDYITHEPKLYGQDEKSKLQLSFYEENSSSRMYCPYKAYIDSSYKYAGFQVSRIDHQSSNEFRERNNTQSRTDRQHHAKAIGKKSIPGLRIAAAFSEYLQEIEQERQQLEKQRIEREKQELERLRIEKEKQELKKQREELEKQNLEKQRIERERKQELERQRIEKEKARLEKQRIEQEKQELERQRIEKEKQELEKQRIAQERKNILQQQIEQEKQRLARQQIEKERQQEMAEQVKEYLNCDALQQVVESQYADLDRVTDLDIKRFVNFTQDTSDQDRNEFVKLGEMYKDPGREEIFSKLYNNLNLDDWLQLRTRPADRPELVSLVEHFKSLKSQFERLLGRDCSAKITNVTETLKIKYKIAILKEITQELPTCFTTVNRFVLTAKTVGRYLEETDEKNDTFYHPDLGTLKQYIFENNPAQRDNINKFMAKASESNDNAIKRAVETFIMETDSSKDENKRVKLFYDEYQNYLEKQQRNIDAITQSLAAELKKSKHQEAFRLWNESIDDDGLLEDFEELIRKDKVLSSLYDELKRAENAEYDWERCCTDEKIQEILQINLKQEGIMCKSYRVLLAYTYDVNIRVYAKNEDNEIVLIEDHNPKSIKITHILHKSNEFIQLKINESFRQLEEERLHKDRIFRRILTEINGMQDIQTIENYFEREVFYRNSSNFAKMFEDLEDEITVEKIAAFFSADEKDQIAHRLKNISPKYTGQHGVFESILLRFSFEGSHVSSNELCFLINSILAHTVEARQERYTFSWIVAAYNQCSWTDELVLLQLENCYKRQLQEKPKWRKYMSKIENKAVLLVFSVQFTRKPCPAQCVEDILHLLSNIPIESICLDELELTEWPYVLKECYWTHKLKALITWGNDSEALTSASFFVLSIENTYGNKLVENLFESLVEKRSELTHSMLLNVLSCFHKQKWNLCVDDINLLSRCSIKKWIKHMEEKFKINLKELNISQIATIIRGNANTSNNIVKHLPQIENSVTSIYNNKRTIHTSLISSFLLNDVEKWVQEFHVKNQKTNTNMYEEMLAVIGRAIELKRGFKLRDTQLLTILALLVNDNSTLAQVSTGEGKSLIVVATAIIKALLGEKVDIITSSSVLAQRDAVTNNDIYELFGLSASHNCSEQIEERKEAYSCNQIIYGDLANFQRDYLLDRFYGKHVLGDRSFENVIVDEVDSMLLDKGNNMIYLSHDIAGMDKLESVYLFIWQMVNSPTDLPEDVHMEAVKRSVLSDMYAIIQKEDIQSLDNALGKSNVLVLWERLVKSGIINDAGRLQTKAIDSNKLEKVLRPDFTQYKDRLSFLLTSCVERETCIKIPNYLKAFVERHLDSWISSAITALYMVPGQYYVVDVDRSGTSADLNANVIILDRDTGTDQVSSQWDEALHQFLQLKHGCKLSTQSLKAVFISNVTYLKMYELLYGLTGTLGSQRERHLLEEIHRVDFVTVPTAKSKQFEEYEPIICSSSEDWKKQIGQEVNKLTKIDKRSVLIICETIRDVESFQMVFDSEEHSNVHTYVRDYETFTVAEGDRKLEPGHVIIATNLAGRGTDIKISDDLRKAGGLHVILTYLPANIRIEEQAFGRAARSGDKGSGRMIIMITDGKMHNRSMIFTLKQKRNVDELFRISAIKTYYETTIKTEESCFEAFNELYEKKMKLLANAKEPVKDILLQCCLDRWSFWLDENNVQIGKASDEASKREVKQLLEHFLSQFDDLKATSANYWPAWVEENPMQMIKLGKYISQHDSKHRDTAMQLFGKVISNEPWFCEAAYYYRAYTRSLDNMNVGDFKKDLRMAEKLLNDHIKYAMHASGMVCKLKNNTPPIEGYEEQKKCLINLYSLFIQSIDDMLGHAVSPESFVNYEIKEDVAGIIFDDLVRIGMIKKAQVIDNIPNDQIQRLHVEYGIPVDQLKKFLAQHRGPIDDKEFLKAIRESFSFPSRSEFWETLINQKALLSVERYVAINEERLKIMNPALMNVLKEKVDKGQLVKAVVKLDKHQILLIHEQQSQFYYEKEKLIDMIGRTKYTSLEENGLLSCNEKATIDPSRITGCVFSAFDSITVQDITNKTRITTSEAKNIIAELLKRNVLQKRGETFVLPMNYDDSQDVLLPTYPVYESVVRNVLASCFAYRLALRNIARQLEEENCSDIRIELKPNPHQMFFTDLLEHKIILPPMATHEIDESKIKAMYKTSWSKGAWISILSKDIGLSQEYTKLLVDVLLKNRFIVPNPLMELLLFSPSNNMSEEIKNALTSYRFNSKDDRTSVAYLKSCIASINQKHGLLESCDVGVAIEKWFNNQLLLIENGTAKHIENVLSKSKSSLAALNVPHGALKSIMDFYGKGNFGSIDEMRIFITNGLEHLLELGERKWTMEMILKTSLVLAFGVAQITIGAIMEVYSGGMMTHVAGALMGEGVSDIMFAVGSFKSGHFSWKDYGKHKLQSLLFTIGTAGVGMYLSQGAKMSRIGYKVAGPSLEYGGKRVAESSGKQLIKAVGGRTVVKEIAKCVALKTAESVAFAVANTAVDTVVENHLQSMLNSLASDILSGVKGEVANHKVAHNLQKAYDRLGENDARALVNDLTNACMLEQNTTQTFLPLTKQISQSVMQGIGKANKKTGTTNSAMVLINQISRVMDCVDRVAQVYKMRNATHQLLDSINIEMERKLANIEQNSAPSKETPANGKDFERFQREVVEQWETTLSKHVGQLIAQHVVLPVLKMGVNSVLLHVGTALKDIRRSMVESELSRDVHRLKDEHEQKMNKLDMTAETKRQLTEEYHGQLLKIMHKTRSPSLFATIIRENVPMDLTCVGACTPMIHKMLQAQHGALSGLTITVHGEKGIKQSFSSGTGGPEIHLDLKGNHFTFGAGESTVATTGNNCLYGALATAIPDLQAVGEDSFRSMLCDSIQHDDSMHHHIRQGWHRVPLKHGAVGGARKSPANTTNIEDGTFKTPTVILSNDRPKGKPKARCLSKTPYVDDESSTTNELQGESSQPVTNDSRTPEYHLDSRVAHHTGRFAGELKKIAEITNIPVDELIKAGRSMFKASRNCSGQDQQQAHVVRVSILVERLKTDFPDLYQRLTRHAGHTQLVDKFVNVFHKIGGDIDRNQADWILDLATVDFTTGLNDHSREVFEKYKSSVLRVFDNNINSNKYSKEQVLVIKNARKIMNNTNIQVLFERAQKGYDFKYEYKPSGRGVGRPKIYRTENEE, from the coding sequence ATGGAATTGCCGGTGACGATACGGGAGAGGAGTGTGGACAGCCGAACGGTGATTGAAGTGAAAGGGAAATATATCGTGCTAAGTGAAATTAAATCACGCATAGAAACCCTCTTGGCCAACTCTACTGTTGAAGAGGTTCGTATCTTTGCTGGCATCATTCTTACCATCGATGTGGATCTTTCTCGCGATGTTTGGCATGGGCGAAATCTGGTGGTTTTGGCGAACGAAATCAAAGTGTGCACTACGGTTCGTTGGAATGTGTCTGGGAAAGATAACGACCATATCTACACGTCGAATGCCGGTACGGATGGGAACGGTGTTGGCAAACAAGGAGCCGATGGATATCCGGGCGAAAGTGGAGGTAACGTTTTATTGCAGGCAAACACAATTCAACACCCCGAACGATTGACGATCATTTCGAACGGTGCAAACGGAAGCAACGGTCAGGATGGTGGCAATGGAAAGGCGGGCGTCGACGGTAAAGGTATCTCTAGGGCAGACTTTGAGGACAAGTTTCCGCCGACTGCCAAGTTTTTGGAGGGGCCTCGTGCTAGCCGCGTAGAAACCACTgtcaaaaacattaaaaacttAACTCGAAACATTAAAACACAGTGGTTGGTTACAACAATGCCCTTATTTCCCGTCAATACCACTCACAGAGAAAACGTACTTTATCACACGGATTTTCGTATCGATTACTTTAACAGTCTTTACATCGAGGTGGAAACGCACGATGGCTGCGAGATAACTTTTTCTTTTCAGCAAGGCACAACGTTTTACAACTGCCAATCGTTTCTGATGTACAAGGGAACATCTGGCCAGCGTGGACAGGCTGGCGGAGGATATGGGCTGGGAGGTCAAGGTGGATTTGCTGGCGAAGTGACAATTAAACGTTTATACGACGGTCGTACGTTTGACATTAAGACATACTGCAACCGGGGCAATGATGGAGATAACGGAAATGGTGGATTGTATGGTGCGCACGGTAAAAATGGTTGGGACATGGGTTATGTGGATTACATAACGCACGAACCAAAATTGTATGGACAGGATGAAAAGAGCAAACTTCAGCTGTCGTTCTATGAAGAAAATTCATCCAGCAGAATGTATTGTCCATATAAGGCTTACATCGACAGCAGCTACAAATATGCTGGATTCCAGGTATCAAGAATTGACCATCAATCTAGTAACGAATTCAGGGAAAGGAACAACACCCAGTCACGTACCGACAGACAGCATCATGCGAAAGCAATAGGGAAGAAATCCATTCCTGGGCTGCGCATTGCTGCTGCATTTTCCGAATACTTGCAAGAAATTGAACAAGAAAGGCAGCAAttggaaaaacaaagaatCGAGAGAGAAAAGCAAGAATTAGAACGGCTGCGAatcgagaaagaaaaacaggaaTTAAAGAAACAACGGGAAGaacttgaaaaacaaaatttggaAAAACAACGGatcgagagagaaaggaagcaGGAATTGGAGAGACAACggattgaaaaagaaaaggcacGATTGGAAAAACAACGGATTGAGCAAGAAAAGCAGGAATTGGAGAGGCAACGAATCGAAAAAGAGAAGCAAGAGCTGGAAAAACAGCGGATCGcacaagaaaggaaaaacattttacaacaacaaatcGAACAAGAAAAGCAACGTTTAGCACGACAGCAGATTGAAAAAGAAAGGCAACAAGAAATGGCTGAACAGGTGAAAGAATATTTGAATTGTGATGCATTGCAGCAAGTTGTTGAAAGCCAATACGCAGATCTTGATCGAGTCACGGATCTGGACATAAAACGGTTTGTTAATTTTACACAAGATACTTCTGATCAGGATCGAAACGAGTTTGTTAAACTTGGTGAAATGTATAAAGATCCTGGTCGAGAGGAAATATTCAGCAAATTGTACAATAACTTGAATCTAGACGATTGGCTACAGCTTCGAACACGTCCTGCTGATCGCCCTGAGCTGGTGTCTTTGGTGgaacattttaaatcattaaaatcacAGTTCGAACGTTTGCTTGGAAGGGATTGCAGTGCTAAGATAACGAATGTTACAGAAACGTTGAAAATCAAGTATAAAATAGCAATTCTGAAAGAAATTACACAGGAACTGCCGACCTGTTTCACAACAGTGAATCGTTTCGTATTGACAGCAAAGACTGTAGGGAGATATCTGGAAGAAACGGATGAAAAGAATGACACATTTTATCATCCCGATCTTGGCACTTTGAAgcaatacatttttgaaaacaatCCAGCACAACGAGATAACATTAACAAATTCATGGCAAAAGCATCAGAAAGTAACGACAATGCGATCAAACGTGCCGTAGAAACATTCATTATGGAAACAGATAGCTCAAAAGATGAAAATAAACGTGTGAAACTGTTTTATGATGAGTATCAGAATTATTTGGAGAAACAGCAAAGAAATATTGATGCTATAACGCAATCATTAGCAGCAGAACTAAAGAAATCTAAACATCAAGAAGCATTCCGTCTGTGGAATGAAAGCATTGATGACGATGGTTTGCTGGAGGATTTTGAAGAATTGATTAGAAAAGATAAGGTGTTGAGCTCACTGTATGATGAACTGAAGCGTGCGGAAAATGCTGAATATGACTGGGAAAGGTGTTGTACCGATGAAAAAATACAAGAAATACTCCAGATCAACTTAAAGCAGGAAGGAATCATGTGCAAAAGTTACAGAGTACTGCTGGCGTATACGTATGATGTGAACATTCGGGTGTATGCCAAGAATGAAGACAATGAAATCGTTCTGATAGAAGATCATAATccaaaatccattaaaattacACACATTTTACACAAATCGAACGAATTCATTCAACTGAAAATCAATGAAAGCTTCCGCCAGTTAGAAGAAGAGCGTCTGCACAAGGATCGAATTTTCAGACGAATTCTGACGGAGATAAACGGAATGCAGGACATACAGACCATCGAGAATTACTTCGAACGAGAAGTATTCTATCGAAACAGTTCTAATTTCGCTAAAATGTTTGAAGATTTAGAAGACGAGATAACAGTTGAAAAGATTGCAGCATTTTTTTCAGCCGATGAGAAGGACCAAATTGCTCATCGTCTGAAGAACATTTCTCCCAAATACACCGGCCAACATGGAGTGTTCGAAAGCATCTTACTGCGTTTTTCTTTCGAAGGCAGCCATGTGTCATCAAACGAACTGTGTTTCTTAATCAACTCTATACTTGCTCACACTGTTGAAGCAAGGCAAGAAAGGTACACCTTTTCATGGATTGTTGCAGCATACAATCAGTGCAGTTGGACAGATGAgctggtgttgctgcagctggagAACTGCTACAAGAGACAGCTGCAGGAAAAACCCAAATGGCGCAAGTACATGtcaaaaatcgaaaataagGCAGTTTTGTTAGTATTTTCTGTTCAGTTTACTCGTAAGCCTTGTCCTGCGCAGTGTGTTGAAGATATCTTGCACTTGCTGAGTAACATTCCAATAGAATCGATTTGTCTAGATGAACTGGAGCTAACAGAGTGGCCTTATGTGCTTAAGGAATGCTATTGGACACATAAGTTGAAAGCTCTTATAACGTGGGGAAATGACTCGGAAGCCTTAACTTCTGCTTCGTTCTTCGTTCTGTCCATAGAGAACACGTATGGAAACAAGTTGGTGGAGAATTTATTTGAATCGTTGGTGGAAAAGCGCAGTGAGCTTACGCATTCTATGTTATTAAACGTGCTATCTTGCTTTCATAAACAAAAGTGGAATTtatgtgttgatgatattaaCCTTTTAAGTCGATGTAGTATCAAGAAATGGATTAAACATATGGAAGAAAAGTTCAAGataaacttaaaggaattaaatatttcacagATAGCAACTATCATTAGAGGCAATGCTAACACATCAAATAATATAGTGAAACATTTACCTCAAATTGAAAATTCAGTAACAAGCATTTATAATAACAAGAGAACGATACACACGAGTTTGATATCCTCTTTTTTGCTCAACGACGTAGAAAAATGGGTTCAAGAGTTCCATGTTAAGAACCAGAAAACGAATACAAACATGTACGAAGAAATGCTTGCTGTAATAGGTAGGGCAATTGAGCTTAAGAGAGGGTTTAAGTTACGAGACACCCAGCTATTGACAATTTTGGCCTTACTAGTCAACGATAACAGCACTTTGGCACAAGTATCTACAGGCGAAGGTAAATCATTGATCGTAGTAGCGACCGCGATCATTAAAGCGCTCCTAGGGGAGAAGGTAGATATTATCACCAGCTCCTCAGTACTGGCTCAACGAGATGCTGTCACCAACAATGATATCTACGAATTGTTTGGTCTTAGTGCCTCCCACAACTGTAGCGAACAGATAGAGGAGCGAAAGGAAGCTTACTCATGTAATCAAATAATTTACGGAGATTTGGCAAACTTTCAACGTGACTATTTATTAGACAGATTTTATGGAAAGCATGTATTGGGTGATCGTAGCTTTGAAAATGTGATCGTCGATGAGGTGGACAGCATGTTGCTCGATAAGGGAAACAATATGATATACCTGTCGCATGACATTGCTGGTATGGATAAGCTGGAATCGGTATACTTGTTCATTTGGCAAATGGTCAACAGTCCAACCGATCTTCCGGAAGATGTACATATGGAAGCGGTTAAAAGATCAGTTTTAAGTGACATGTATGCAATCATCCAGAAAGAGGATATCCAAAGTTTGGACAATGCTTTGGGAAAATCGAATGTATTGGTGCTATGGGAGAGATTAGTTAAGTCTGGAATAATAAATGACGCAGGAAGATTACAAACGAAAGCTATTGATTCCAACAAATTAGAAAAAGTACTTAGACCAGATTTCACACAATACAAAGATCGTCTAAGCTTCTTACTTACGTCTTGTGTCGAACGCGAAACGTGCATCAAAATACCAAATTATCTAAAAGCATTCGTGGAGAGACACTTGGACAGTTGGATTTCAAGCGCCATAACAGCACTGTACATGGTCCCGGGACAGTACTACGTGGTGGATGTCGACAGATCTGGAACAAGTGCCGACCTTAATGCGAATGTAATTATTCTCGACAGGGATACGGGTACTGATCAGGTGAGCTCACAGTGGGATGAGGCGTTGCACCAATTTTTGCAGCTTAAGCACGGTTGTAAGCTGTCAACCCAAAGCCTGAAAGCAGTTTTCATTTCCAACGTTACATATTTGAAAATGTATGAACTGCTTTATGGTTTAACAGGAACGTTAGGAtcacagagagaaagacatCTGCTTGAGGAGATACATCGGGTTGACTTTGTTACTGTTCCTACCGCCAAGTCGAAGCAGTTTGAAGAGTATGAACCTATCATTTGTTCGAGCAGTGAGGATTGGAAAAAACAAATAGGACAAGAGGTGAATAAACTaacaaaaattgataaaagaTCGGTCCTGATCATTTGTGAGACGATCAGGGATGTCGAATCATTCCAGATGGTGTTTGATTCTGAGGAGCACTCAAACGTTCACACTTATGTACGTGATTATGAAACGTTTACTGTTGCGGAAGGGGACAGAAAGTTGGAACCGGGACACGTTATCATTGCTACCAATTTGGCAGGTCGTGGCACAGATATAAAAATATCCGACGACCTTCGGAAGGCCGGAGGGTTACACGTGATACTAACATACCTTCCGGCGAACATTCGAATTGAAGAGCAAGCATTCGGAAGAGCAGCTAGAAGCGGAGATAAGGGATCGGGTCGgatgataataatgataacCGATGGAAAAATGCACAATCGTTCTATGATATTTACCCTCAAGCAAAAACGCAATGTCGATGAGCTTTTCCGCATATCTGCTATAAAAACTTATTACGAAACCACTATTAAAACAGAAGAGAGTTGTTTTGAAGCATTCAACGAGTTgtatgagaaaaaaatgaaacttttAGCTAATGCGAAAGAGCCAGTGAAGGATATTCTGCTCCAATGTTGTTTGGACAGATGGTCGTTTTGGTTAGACGAAAACAATGTACAGATAGGAAAAGCATCAGATGAGGCTTCCAAGCGGGAAGTAAAACAACTGTTGGAGCACTTTCTATCACAATTTGATGATCTGAAAGCAACGAGCGCAAACTATTGGCCAGCTTGGGTTGAAGAAAACCCAATGCAAATGATCAAATTGggaaaatatatttcacaACACGATTCGAAGCATCGCGATACAGCAATGCAACTGTTTGGGAAAGTTATCTCGAATGAACCGTGGTTTTGCGAAGCCGCTTATTACTATCGTGCATACACACGATCGCTTGACAACATGAACGTTGGCGACTTCAAAAAGGATTTGCGTATGGCAGAAAAACTCTTAAACGATCATATAAAATATGCAATGCATGCATCAGGTATGGTGTGTAAGCTAAAGAATAACACACCACCGATCGAGGGCTATGAAGAGCAAAAGAAGTGTCTCATTAATCTATACTCATTGTTCATTCAATCCATAGACGACATGTTGGGTCATGCTGTAAGTCCTGAATCGTTTGTTAATTATGAAATAAAGGAGGATGTTGCTGGAATAATCTTTGACGATCTTGTACGAATCGGCATGATAAAGAAGGCTCAAGTAATCGATAACATACCTAATGATCAGATTCAGAGACTTCACGTCGAGTACGGGATACCTGTAGATCAGTTGAAGAAGTTCTTAGCTCAACATAGGGGCCCTATCGATGACAAAGAATTCCTTAAAGCTATTCGAgaatcattttcatttccaagCAGAAGCGAATTTTGGGAAACACTTATTAACCAAAAGGCTCTGCTCAGTGTTGAAAGGTATGTTGCGATCAATGAAGAACGGCTCAAAATAATGAATCCTGCTCTAATGAACGTTCTGAAGGAAAAGGTAGACAAAGGACAGCTGGTGAAAGCAGTTGTTAAGCTAGATAAGCACCAGATCTTGTTGATCCACGAACAACAGTCACAGTTTTACTATGAGAAAGAGAAGCTCATTGATATGATCGGTAGAACGAAGTATACCTCTCTTGAAGAAAATGGTCTACTATCATGCAACGAAAAGGCAACCATAGACCCAAGTAGAATTACTGGTTGTGTGTTCTCTGCCTTTGATTCTATAACAGTTCAGGATATTACAAACAAGACAAGAATTACAACGAGTGAAGCGAAAAATATCATCGCAGAACTACTTAAGCGTAATGTTCTACAAAAAAGGGGTGAAACGTTTGTCCTACCAATGAACTATGACGATAGCCAGGATGTCTTGCTTCCCACCTATCCAGTGTATGAGAGTGTCGTTAGAAACGTCCTTGCTTCATGTTTTGCCTACAGATTAGCTCTGAGAAACATTGCACGACAACTAGAAGAGGAGAACTGTTCTGACATTCGTATAGAATTGAAGCCCAATCCCCATCAAATGTTTTTTACCGACTTACTGGAGCATAAGATAATACTCCCTCCTATGGCCACGCATGAGATCGATGAAAGTAAAATCAAGGCAATGTATAAAACATCATGGTCGAAAGGGGCATGGATAAGCATACTTTCTAAGGATATTGGTTTGTCTCAAGAATACACCAAGCTCCTGGTGGATGTGCTGCTTAAAAACCGTTTTATTGTTCCAAACCCCTTAATGgaattgttgttattttctcCTTCAAATAACATGTCTGAAGAAATAAAGAATGCATTGACAAGCTACAGGTTCAATTCGAAAGATGACCGAACTAGCGTAGcctatttaaaatcatgcattgcatcaatcaatcaaaagcATGGACTTCTTGAATCCTGCGACGTTGGAGTTGCGATTGAAAAGTGGTTTAACAATCAATTGCTGTTAATTGAAAACGGAACTGCTAAACATATTGAGAATGTCTTAAGTAAGTCGAAATCGTCTCTAGCAGCATTAAATGTTCCGCATGGCGCGCTGAAATCGATCATGGACTTTTATGGTAAAGGAAACTTTGGAAGCATCGATGAGATGCGGATCTTCATCACAAATGGATTAGAGCATCTGTTAGAGCTAGGAGAGAGAAAATGGACCATGGAAATGATATTGAAAACCTCACTGGTGTTAGCGTTTGGTGTAGCACAGATAACAATTGGCGCTATAATGGAGGTGTATTCGGGTGGAATGATGACTCACGTTGCCGGAGCTCTCATGGGCGAAGGTGTCAGCGACATCATGTTTGCTGTGGGTTCTTTTAAGTCAGGTCACTTCAGCTGGAAAGATTACGGAAAGCATAAGTTACAAAGTCTGCTTTTTACGATCGGTACGGCCGGTGTGGGAATGTATCTCTCCCAGGGCGCCAAGATGTCTCGCATAGGTTATAAAGTTGCTGGACCAAGTCTCGAGTACGGTGGCAAACGGGTTGCCGAATCATCCGGAAAGCAGTTAATCAAAGCAGTTGGTGGACGGACGGTCGTTAAGGAGATAGCGAAGTGTGTGGCGCTCAAAACAGCAGAAAGTGTCGCATTTGCTGTGGCAAATACGGCCGTGGATACggttgttgaaaatcatctgCAATCCATGTTGAACTCCTTAGCATCGGATATTTTATCTGGAGTTAAGGGTGAAGTAGCAAATCATAAGGTTGCTCACAATTTGCAGAAAGCGTACGATCGTTTAGGTGAAAATGATGCTAGAGCCCTCGTGAACGACTTGACAAATGCATGCATGTTGGAACAGAACACGACACAAACCTTCCTTCCACTCACCAAGCAAATCAGCCAAAGCGTGATGCAAGGAATCGGgaaggcaaataaaaaaacaggtaCCACAAACAGTGCCATGGTGCTCATCAACCAAATCAGTCGAGTAATGGATTGTGTGGATCGTGTTGCACAAGTCTATAAAATGCGCAACGCAACACACCAATTGCTTGATAGTATTAACATCGAAATGGAGCGGAAACTCGCAAACATTGAGCAGAACTCAGCTCCATCGAAAGAAACCCCGGCAAATGGCAAAGATTTTGAGCGCTTTCAAAGGGAAGTGGTTGAGCAATGGGAAACGACGTTAAGTAAGCACGTTGGGCAACTGATCGCACAACATGTTGTGCTGCCAGTGCTGAAAATGGGCGTAAATAGTGTCCTTTTACATGTAGGTACAGCATTGAAGGACATTAGACGCAGCATGGTAGAGTCGGAATTGAGCAGAGATGTTCATCGGCTGAAGGACGAACACGAACAGAAGATGAATAAGCTCGATATGACAGCAGAAACAAAGCGTCAACTGACAGAGGAATATCATGGTCAATTGCTGAAGATTATGCACAAGACTCGTAGTCCGTCTCTGTTTGCCACCATCATCCGGGAAAACGTTCCAATGGATTTGACTTGTGTCGGGGCCTGTACTCCAATGATACATAAAATGCTACAGGCACAACATGGTGCGTTATCGGGGCTCACAATCACTGTCCACGGGGAAAAGGGTATAAAACAATCGTTCAGTTCTGGAACGGGTGGTCCCGAGATTCACCTAGATCTGAAGGGCAATCATTTCACTTTCGGAGCTGGAGAGTCAACTGTTGCCACGACAGGTAATAATTGTCTGTACGGAGCACTAGCCACAGCTATACCGGATCTGCAAGCTGTAGGAGAGGATTCGTTCAGGTCCATGTTGTGTGATTCCATCCAGCATGATGACAGCATGCACCATCACATTCGACAGGGTTGGCATCGTGTGCCGTTAAAGCATGGTGCGGTTGGCGGAGCCCGCAAGTCCCCTGCCAACACGACCAATATAGAAGATGGTACATTTAAAACACCGACGGTGATCCTGTCGAATGATAGACCAAAAGGAAAGCCTAAAGCACGTTGCTTAAGCAAAACGCCGTACGTAGATGATGAATCATCCACAACCAATGAGCTGCAAGGCGAATCAAGTCAACCCGTCACGAACGATTCCAGAACTCCCGAGTATCATCTGGATTCGCGTGTAGCTCACCATACGGGTCGATTTGCAGGGGAGTTGAAAAAAATCGCTGAAATAACGAACATTCCTGTGGATGAACTGATCAAAGCGGGGCGCAGTATGTTCAAGGCGAGCAGAAACTGCTCTGGACAGGATCAGCAGCAGGCGCATGTGGTGCGGGTTTCCATCCTGGTGGAAAGGCTAAAAACCGACTTTCCAGATTTATACCAAAGGCTCACACGCCACGCCGGTCACACACAGCTAGTTGATAAGTTTGTGAACGTGTTTCATAAAATAGGTGGAGATATCGATAGGAATCAGGCCGACTGGATACTTGATCTTGCAACTGTAGATTTCACGACAGGATTAAACGATCATTCGAGAGAAGTGTTTGAGAAATATAAGAGCTCTGTTTTGAGAGTGTTTGATAACAACATCAACTCAAACAAGTACAGTAAAGAGCAGGtgttggttataaaaaatgcaagaaaaataatgaacaacacaaacatcCAGGTGTTGTTTGAACGTGCACAGAAAGGATATGATTTTAAATACGAATACAAACCTTCGGGGCGCGGTGTGGGAAGACCCAAAATTTATAGAACAGAAAACGAGGAATAG